CACCCCCGCGGCCAGCACGAGCGCGAGCCCTGCCGCCAGCGCGCGACCCTGCGGACCCTCGCGCAGCAAGGAAGCGAAGCCCAGCAGCGAGAGCGCGCCCACCAACCCGTAGAGCACGCGCGCGGGCTGCGCCCCGCCGAGCGGCAGCACGACACCGAGGCCCTGATAGGCCGCCTGCGCCACCAGGCCGTAGCGACCGAGCAGGAGCAGGAGCAGGGTCAGCACGGGTACGAGCGCCAGCGTCGAGGCCTGCCTGGCCAATCCGTGTCCGCGCCCTGACCGCCAAGCGAAGAGCGGCAGCACTGCCAACGCCTGCGCCACGACGAGCATGGTCGCCAGCCCTCCTGGTGCCCGCGCGGCGGCCTTGGCCAGCGCGTCGAGCAGCGGCCGGGGCGCGGTCAGCGGCTCGATCGCGGCCAGCGCGGACTGAAAGATCAGGGGCGCGGCGACCACTACCAAGCCGATGCGCTGGCGCCAGGCGATGCGGGCGTTGACCAAGGCGCTGCCGACCAACACGAGCGCCGTCAACGCCGCCGCGGGGGCCACCAACGAGGACAGACGCCCGCGCAAGGGCTCGACGAGACCCACCAGCGCCAGCGGCAACAACAACCCGGCCGTGCCCGCCAAGAGCAGGCGAGCGCCGCGGGCGTGGCCGTGGCGGCCACAGATCACGGCCCAAAGGCCCGCCGCGGCGACGAGGATCGCCAGCGTCGCGGTGAAGTACCCGAACAAGAGGCCGCACCAATCCAACACGGCGAGCGTGGGCGGGAAGTGCCCGCCGTCGAGCACACCGTCCGGGTCACTGCGGAGCAACAACAAGCGCTGCAGGGCGACCCGCCGCAGCAGCAGATCGCCCAGCGCGCTGAAGGCCAACAGGGCAACCAAGGAGAACGCCCTGGGTTGGCGAGGCTGAGGGTCGGTCGGCATGCGGCCGCATACTAGCGCAGACTGGCCAGATGTGGCGCATACCGCACGCACCGGCAGCTCGACGCCTGGCGTAACGGCTGGTAGCTTGGCGCGCATGCGCAGAAGGATGGCCCAGCCGCGCGTGGCAGCGATGGCGCTCTTGCTGGCGTCACTGCCCCTGCCGCTAGGACGCAGCCGCGCCGCGGCGGCGACGCCAGTGGTCGTGATCGATGCGGGCCACGGCGGAAGTAACCTCGGGGCTTTCGCCCCGGCGCTGCAACGCCACGAGAAGGGGCTGACCCTTGAGCTGGCCATCGCCACGGCGCGGGCGCTGCGTCGGGAGGTGCCGGCGGCGCGCGTGCTGCTGACGCGCCAACGCGACGAGTACCTGACGCTGCAGCAGCGGGTGCGAATCGCCAACCGCGCCAAGGCCACGGTCTTCATCAGCCTGCACTTCAACGCCAGCCCCACGCGCACCGAGAGCGGCTTCGAGTGCTACGTCGTCAGCGCCGCGGCCTCCGAGCGCGAGGCCGCGCTGATCGCCGCGCGCGCGAGCGGCGTCACCAGCACCACGGGCGGGACGGCGAGACCGGGCGGCGACGTCGCGGCGATTCTCCAAGATCTCGGACAACGCGCCACGCGCACCGATGCCTGGCAGCTCGCGCAGGTGCTGCGGCGGGCTCTGGCGCGCGCGCGTCCTGGGGCGCGGGACCGCGGCGTGCGGCAGGCCGCCTTCGATGTGCTGCTTGGCCTGCGCATGCCCGGCGTGCTGGTCGAGGTCGGCTTCGTCGACCACGCGATCGAGGGGGTCGAGCTCGGTCGCTCCGCGACGCGACAGGCGCTGGCCGAGGCCCTGGCCTCGGCGATCGCGACCCAGCTCGGTGGAAGCTCCGCACCGGCGCCCACCCTCGCCGGCGCGCGCGGGCGCGGAAGGTGAGCCCTGGTCCCCGGACCTCGTCCTTCGCCCTTGTTGCTAGCCCTTGTTGCTAGCCCTTTGACAAGCCTGGTCTGGACCGGCACCATCCCGCGCATGCGCGCCGACGGTCGACGAAACGATGAGCTGCGCCCCGTGCACCTGACGCTGGGCACGCAACCCGCGAGCGACGGCTCGGTGTTGCTCGAGTGGGGCGGCACCGCGGTGCTCTGCGCGGCCTCCGTGCAGCCGGGCGTTCCGCCCTTCCGAGCGGCCAGCGCCGGGGGCTGGCTCACCGCCGAGTACAACATGCTCCCCGGCGCCACGCGCCCCCGCAAGGCTCGCCGGAGCGGTGGCCGTGAGGCCGAGATTCAGCGGCTGATCGGGCGCGCCTTGCGCATGGCCGTCGACCTCGATGCGCTCGGCCCGCATACGATCACCATCGACTGTGACGTGCTGCGGGCCGACGGCGGCACGCGCGTGGCCTCGGTCACCGCCGGTTACGTCGCCCTGGCGCTCGCGCTGCAGGCGTTGCAAGAGCGCAGCCCGCTGCCACGCAGCCCGCTGCGGCACCAGATCGCGGCGGTCAGCGTCGGCCTCGTGGACGGCGAGGCCGTGCTCGATCTTCCCTACGAGGAGGATCACCGCGCGCTGGTCGATCTCAACTGCGTCATGACGGCCGAGGGCGAGCTGATCGAGCTCCAGGGCACGGCCGAGAGCGCGCCCTTCTCCCGCGCGCAGCTCGACCGCCTCTGTGACCTCGCATCGGGCGGTATCCACGCGCTCTGCGCACTCCAGCGAGAGGTGCTCGAGGCGCAAGACCGCAGCGCGGCCAACGGGGCCACCGCGGCCACCGCCGCCACCACCGCCACCACCACGGGTTCCGACGCGAGCACGAGCGCCGCAGGGTCGGCCCCAGACGCCCGCATCGCGCGCTGATGCGGCTCGTCTTCGCCACGCGCAACGCGGGCAAGCTGCGCGAGCTGCGCGAGCTGCTGGTCACGCTGCCGGCGATCGAGATCTTCAGCCTCGACGATTTCCCGAAGGCGCCGGAGGCGCTGCCGGAGACCGGCGAGACCTTCGCCGAGAACGCCCAGCAGAAGGCCGTGGCGGCCCTGCACGCGACGGGGCTCGCGGCGCTCGCGGACGATAGCGGCCTCGAGGTCGCGGCGCTTGGAGGGCGCCCCGGAATTCACTCCGCCCGCTACGCCGGACCGGCTGCGACGGACGCCGACCGCGTGGCCAAGCTGCTCCGCGAGCTCGCCGACGTGCCCGAGGCGGAGCGCGTCGCGCGCTTTCGCTGCGTCATCGCGCTGGTCACGCCAGAGCGACCGGACGTGGCCGAGCTGCGCGAGGGCTGCTGCGAGGGCACGATCCTCCGAGCGCCCCGCGGAGACCAGGGCTTCGGCTACGACCCCGTGTTCTTTGTCCCCGCGCTGGGCAGGACCTTCGCTGAGGTCAGCGGCGCCGAGAAGCACCGGCACAGTCATCGTGGCCACGCCATGCAGGCGATTGCAGCGCTGCTGCGCCAGCGCTGCGGCCGAAGGCCGGAGCCTCCCGCGGGGGGCTGACCCCTTCTCGGCGATCGTCCCACGCTCTCCGCTTGCGGTGGCGCCCCATGCTGGCATAATGCGCGCCGACCGGGGTGTAGCGCAGTCTGGTCAGCGCGCCTGCTTTGGGAGCAGGATGTCGGAGGTTCAAATCCTCTCACCCCGACCCGAAGGGCAGGTCGCAGGGGCTGGGCCCGCTGCCCGGCATCACGACCCGGCCCGAGGCTGCGATCGGGCCCGGCGCGGACGCACCAGCGCGCGCATGAGCCGCATCGGTGGCGCGTGCCAGTCCCGCGGGGCCCCTATGGCGGCGATCGGTCGCCTCCGCGCCCGATCGCTGAAGGGCTGCTACGGGACTTGACGGTTTCGCGCGGCGACGTTCATACTCCGGCCCCGTGATGCGTGGCAGCGCAGCGCGTGGCGCCGCGCTGAGTGGCGGGGCAGCTTCGGGGGCGCCGACCGACCTGGGGCAGTTCTTGCGCCTGTAGCTCAGCTGGATAGAGCATCGGCCTTCTAAGCCGGTGGTCGCAGGTTCGAGTCCTGCCAGGCGTATCGAGTGGGTAGGGCCGCGGGCCGCGGATGGTCCGGAAAGCAACAGGACTCGGGCTGCAGTGGCCGCGCAGCCTCTAGTGGTGGGCGTAGCTCAATCGGTAGAGCACTGGGTTGTGGTCCCAGCGGTCGTGGGTTCGAATCCCATCGCCCACCCCGCAGTTTCGCCCTCCCCCGACGTTGCCCCTCCCGACGTTGCCCCTCCCGACGTTGCCCCTCCCGACGTTGCCCCTCCCGACGCCCTCGCGACCTGCGGCGTGCCTAGGGTCGCCTGACCCCACACGGCCGGGGGATCGATCCCCTTTTTCGCCGGCAGCGAGCGCCAAGCCTGAGCTGGGTCGACCTCTAGTCCGCTGAGATCAATTCATTCTTCGCATTTTTCCGGGCCTCTGTCCTGGGGGCATACACCTTGCTTGGCTTTAGGCCTAGGCTCTAAAGGCGGGGCCAGGGACCTCTGATGATTGCTCGACGTCAATGCCACCTCCTTGTCGCCTCGACGACCGCCGCGCTCCTCAGCGCGCTGATCGGCGTCGCTAGACCGGCGCTGGCCGCCGACGTCACGGCCGCGCTCTCCATCGATGGGTTTCGCTTCCTCGAGCGTGAGCTGGTGCAGCTGATCCCCACCTCCATACCGATCACGCCCTCGACCCAAGTTGCCCGTGAATGCCGCACGGGTGATACCGAGCTCACGATCAAGAGCGGCACGATCCGCATCGGCAAGACCAGCTTCTCGCTCAGTCCTCGCGACGGGCTGCTCCGCATCGAGCTGATCACCCAGGTCGAGGGCGAGACGGAGTTCTCGGTCGCGCACCCGGTGCCCTGCCTTCCGGGCTCGATGAGCTGCGGCGCGGGCATCACGCTGGGCGCCCACGTGATCGCGGAGCTGGGCGTCGAGGTCGAGAACGGCCGTCCGAAGCTCGGCCGCGCGGTGGTGCGCGCCGACGTTCCCGGCAGCGATCTGCGGGTCGTGCCCAAGGGCTGCAGCTCGCTCGAGGGCTGGTTGATCAACATGGCGGGCAGCTACTTCCGTGATCGCGGGCTCGAGCAGCTCTCGGAGCGCATCGAAAAGGCGGTGCTCGAAGAGCTGGTCCCCAAGATCCAGGCCACCCTGGCGGGGGCTACCGCCTACACCTCAAAGCACAAGACCTCGGTCGGCGAGTTCGCCTTGGCGGTCACGCCCTCCTCGCTGACGATCACGCCCGAGGGCCTGACCGCTGGCCTCGACGTCGCCGTCACAGCGCTGAGCCCCCCGCCCTGCACCCTCCCCGACGTGCCCGCACCGACCGGCGGCGAAGCAGCGCCACCGCGATTCGACTGGCGTGGCGAGGAGCTCGCCGTGGCCATCAGCGGAACGCTCCTCAACCGCACGCTCCACGAGATCTGGCGCGGCGGCGCGGGCTGCTTCGGGTCGGTGGGTGGAGCCTCGTCGCTCGCCGTGCTCGGTGGCGCCGCGGTCACCGCGCTGCGGCCCCCGACCGTAACGCTGCTGCCCGGCGACGGCGCTCGGCTGCACCTCGCGGTGCCGGAGGTGCAGCTCACCTTCGGTAGCGGAGCGACCGCGACGACCGCGATCGCCGCACTGCAGGGCGAGGCCCGCGTGGTGCTCGATCAGGATACGCGGACCGCGGTGCTCGACATCGAGTCGCTCGAGGTCAGCGACTTCGGCTTCACCGATGTGCTGGCGGCGACGAACTCGCCCCTCCCCGCCGATCGGCTGATGGGCATTCTCAATGGCCTGCTGACGACGGTGCGCGCCCAATACGACGAGCGCCTCGCGTTTCCGCTCGAGGCGCTCAACCAGCCGGACAGCGCCTTCAGCGGGCTCTACCTCTATGTCGATCACGCGCTCACCACGGATCAGCACATTCTGCTCTACCTGCGCGCCTTCGCCAAACCGGCGCGTGACCTCAGCGGGCCCCAGACGACGTGGGCCAGCGAGCCGCCGCCGACCGCGCGCCCGGAGTCGCTGCGCCTGGTCGCCTCGGGCCACGACGACTTGGTTCCGCCCGCGCTGCTGCGTTATCAGTGGCGCATCGACGGCGGGGCCTGGTCGCCTACCGCACCGCAGTACGCGCGGGTCTTCAAGATGAGCGCCGAGGGCGCTCCCGCGCTTGGCGAGGGCAGTCACCTCTTCGAGGCGCGGGCGATCGATCTGCACGACAATCCCGACGCCAAGCCGGTCCGCGCCACAGTGCTGATCGACAGCGTGGCGCCGACCGTGACGATCGAGGGAGCGCCGGTGATCAGCGCGGGCCGGCTCAAGGCGCGCTTTTCGGTCCGCGACAACACGACGAAGGCGGCCAACATCGAGCTCTCGGCGCAGATCGATCGCGATGGTCAGACGGTGCTCGATAAGCCCTACACGGCGGGACTGACAGCGCTGGATGAGGCGATGCCCTCTGCAGGGCCCTACCAGCTGACCGTGATCGCCCGCGACGCGGCGGGGAACGTCTCGGCACCCCAGACCGTGAGCTTCGATGAGGCCGGCAGTGGCGCGGCGATCGGGATCGGCCCGGCCAGCGCCGTCGCGGGATCGGCCGACGGCGCCGCCGTGATCCAGGGCGTCGGCTGCGCCTGCGGGGTTGGCGCGCCTGGGCGGCGCAGCGGCCTGCCCAGTTCGGAGGCTTGGTCGGAGGCTTGGTCGGGGGCTTGGTCGGGGGCTTGGTCGGGGCCCGTCGGGTTGGCGCTGGGGCTCCTGCTGCTCCGGCGCCGCAGGACGCGGCGAGGCCGCGGCTAGCGCGGAGGACGCCGCGCCGCGCTCTGCTTCGGTTACTTCCCTCGCCTGAGCTCGGTCAGCACCTGCTTGGCCACGAGCTTGAGCGTGTCGAAGACGCCGAAGCCCGTCGTCGCGACCGCCTCGAAGTCAGGAACGCCCTTCGGATTGCAGAGCCCGCGCAGCTCGTCCAGCGGCGCAATGTTGGGCAGGTCGCGCTTGTTGTACTGGACGACGTAGGGGATCTTCTCGAGCTCGTAGCCCTGCTCGATCAGGTTCAGCTCGAGGTTCTCGAAGCTCTCGATATTGGCCTCGGTGCGCTCGATCTGCGAGTCGGCGACGAAGACGATGCCATCGACGCCCTTCAAGATCAGCCGGCGGCTCGCGTCATAGAAGACCTGGCCCGGCACCGTGTAGAGGTGAAAGCGCGTCTTGAAGCCGCGAATCTCGCCCAACGAAAGGGGTAAGAAGTCGAAGAAGAGCGTGCGCTCGGTTTCGGTGGCGAGCGAGATCATCTTGCCCTTCGCCGCCGGTGCGGTGCGGGCGTAGATGTACTGCAGGTTGGTCGTCTTCCCGCACAGACCGGGCCCGTAGTACACGATCTTGCAGTTGATCTCGCGTGCGGAGTAGTTGATGAACGACATGCCATCCCACTGCGGCCAGGCCCTTGGCCGTTCGATGAAGCGCCAGTCCTGGAACGCTAGTCCTTGAACAGGTTGTCGATGTCCTCGTCTGTGATCTCCGAGAAGATCGACGGAGCCGAGGGCTCCGCGACTTTGGCCATCATCGCTTCGAAAATCTTGGCTATCTCGTCGCCTGCCTTGCGCACCCGCAAGCGCACGAGTCCGAGTGACGTACGCTCGTCGAACAAGATCACGAGGATCACGCGCTGGGCGACCAGCGTCATGTGCACGCTCGTCTCTTCGCCCTCGTGATACTGGCCGGTGAACTCTTTCTCCTTGAGCAACTTGGCGATGCCACCCGTGGCGGCCACGTTTCCAGCGGTCAAAGAGGACAACGAAACAGTGTCGAGATTAGCCACGTCGCCCGCATCGGCGATGAGCTGGCCATTCTTGTCGATCAGCAGCACGGCCTTGGCGCTGGCATCGCGATGGAGTCGCGAGCAGACCGCCTGGATCTGCTGGAACTCCTCTTCGTACATGACCAAGTCAGGGTTCATACCGAGCGCTCCTTGCGCAAAACAGAGCCGAAAAGACAAGGGTCAAAACGTTGATAACAAACCAATTTGCTCAGTTCAAGTTCATTCTGGCGCGGCGCCCTCCGGCCCCGACACGGCGGCCCCGACAGGCAGGACACTCAAGGCTGCCTCGATTCGCGCCCGGGCGAAGCGCTGCGACAGTCCGGCCCGCAGCAGCTCCAGGTCGTCGGCGTGCCACCTTAGCACCGCTTGCCACGCCTCGCGCGTTGCAGCCTCGCAGCGGCCCGGCAGCACGGCCAGCAGTAGCTGGCGGCGGGAGGCTGCGTCAAGTCTGGGGCCGAGCGTGATGAGGGCCGGGGCCTGCAGCTCGCACGGCCCCTCGCGCGCCAGTACGCCCAAGGCCAACAGAGCCGCGGGCTTGCCGCGCTGAGCCAGACCGATCACGGCAGCGCCCCGGAGCAAGGGGTCCGCTTCGCTTGCCAAGCGCTCGAGCGCGACCTGAAGTCGATCGCCCGGTCGCGCCCGGGCGGCCAGAGCGAGTGCTGCCGCCCGCCGCGGGGCGAGCTCGGCCCGCGTGTCCAAGGCCTGCCGCAGGGTTTCACCCTCGCGAGCTGCGGGTCGCGGCGCGGGTGCGTTGTCCGCCGGCACGGGTGCGTTGTCCGCCGGCACGGGTGCGTTGTCCGCCGGCACGGGTGCGCTCTCCGCCGGCACGGGTGCCTGCGCCAGGATCGGCGATGTCGTGGGCGCGGCGAGGGCGAGTTGTATCCGCCGCACGAGCTCGGCCTCGGCACCCGACGGCCCGCGCACGAGCAGGCCGCGCATGAGCAGGCGCCGGGCTACGGCGCGCAGGGCCTCGAGCGTCGCGGCCCCGCTCGCCTGCTGGCGCCAATAGCGCGCGGCCTGGTCGACGTGGCTCACCTCGGTCGGCTGCACGGGCAGGCCAGCGTGTACCCACCCGGCGCCCACGCCTCTACGCGCCACGGCCGTCAGCCGCTCGCTCGTCGCGGCCCCAGGTGCCGCCGGCCCGTGGAGCAACAGCTCCTGCTCGCTGACCTGCTCCTCGAGCGCGGCATCCTCGACGTCCATCGGCGCCGCCGCCGACGCCACCGCGGCGCGGCGCCAGGGGCGCAAGCCAAGCTGCGCCAGGGCTACGCGACGACCGGCCTCGACCCGCGCCAAGCGCCCAAGCGCGCGGTCGACGGGCCCACGCGGCAGCAGCGCGATCAGCGCAGGTTCGGCCTGCGCAGACGGCTGCGGCGGAGCGGCGGCGAAGGCGGCGATCAGGGCCTCCGCCAACCGCGCGTCGAAGCGCTGCAGCGCGGCTGCGGCCGTCTCCGACGCTCGCCCCAGCAGCGCCGTTGGCGCCGCAGGCGCGGGCCGCGGCTGCAACGCGCTTGCCACCTCGCGCAGGAGGTCCTGGAGCGACCGATACGCCTCCGCCGACAACAAACGGCGCTGTACTGCCGGCAGCAGC
The nucleotide sequence above comes from Pseudomonadota bacterium. Encoded proteins:
- a CDS encoding N-acetylmuramoyl-L-alanine amidase is translated as MRRRMAQPRVAAMALLLASLPLPLGRSRAAAATPVVVIDAGHGGSNLGAFAPALQRHEKGLTLELAIATARALRREVPAARVLLTRQRDEYLTLQQRVRIANRAKATVFISLHFNASPTRTESGFECYVVSAAASEREAALIAARASGVTSTTGGTARPGGDVAAILQDLGQRATRTDAWQLAQVLRRALARARPGARDRGVRQAAFDVLLGLRMPGVLVEVGFVDHAIEGVELGRSATRQALAEALASAIATQLGGSSAPAPTLAGARGRGR
- the rph gene encoding ribonuclease PH; translation: MRADGRRNDELRPVHLTLGTQPASDGSVLLEWGGTAVLCAASVQPGVPPFRAASAGGWLTAEYNMLPGATRPRKARRSGGREAEIQRLIGRALRMAVDLDALGPHTITIDCDVLRADGGTRVASVTAGYVALALALQALQERSPLPRSPLRHQIAAVSVGLVDGEAVLDLPYEEDHRALVDLNCVMTAEGELIELQGTAESAPFSRAQLDRLCDLASGGIHALCALQREVLEAQDRSAANGATAATAATTATTTGSDASTSAAGSAPDARIAR
- a CDS encoding XTP/dITP diphosphatase, whose protein sequence is MRLVFATRNAGKLRELRELLVTLPAIEIFSLDDFPKAPEALPETGETFAENAQQKAVAALHATGLAALADDSGLEVAALGGRPGIHSARYAGPAATDADRVAKLLRELADVPEAERVARFRCVIALVTPERPDVAELREGCCEGTILRAPRGDQGFGYDPVFFVPALGRTFAEVSGAEKHRHSHRGHAMQAIAALLRQRCGRRPEPPAGG
- a CDS encoding GTPase domain-containing protein, whose translation is MSFINYSAREINCKIVYYGPGLCGKTTNLQYIYARTAPAAKGKMISLATETERTLFFDFLPLSLGEIRGFKTRFHLYTVPGQVFYDASRRLILKGVDGIVFVADSQIERTEANIESFENLELNLIEQGYELEKIPYVVQYNKRDLPNIAPLDELRGLCNPKGVPDFEAVATTGFGVFDTLKLVAKQVLTELRRGK
- a CDS encoding roadblock/LC7 domain-containing protein; the protein is MNPDLVMYEEEFQQIQAVCSRLHRDASAKAVLLIDKNGQLIADAGDVANLDTVSLSSLTAGNVAATGGIAKLLKEKEFTGQYHEGEETSVHMTLVAQRVILVILFDERTSLGLVRLRVRKAGDEIAKIFEAMMAKVAEPSAPSIFSEITDEDIDNLFKD